A region from the Triticum aestivum cultivar Chinese Spring chromosome 3D, IWGSC CS RefSeq v2.1, whole genome shotgun sequence genome encodes:
- the LOC123074706 gene encoding nuclear pore complex protein NUP35, producing MASPSSSPPRRTPTTGGRQSPFFRDLALAIPSHRTSGSLDPSSTPPPPPPVFTLDDRLYAQDFSPDRSASNLLPVAPSPSPPTRASSASRPPSWDRSRAIPPGPCSLSDWIVEPARKEVLALPPPSPPPTRAANEEVRSPVIPFPAPSRTAPSASVTGADGEEWVTVFGFTARETNLVLREFGKCGVILRHCSGPGDGNWLHILYQHQYDARRALEKNGIQLFSGVAIGVKITDPVQRQMDEKMSESNYKGFMVSLPSKSSIQNAGASSNLGDLPRPYDPKAGRNVNRDMGCSTGSVAMPAKSVLAKTLDLIFGI from the exons ATGGCCTCCCCCTCGTCGTCCCCGCCGCGCCGCACACCCACCACCGGCGGGAGGCAGTCCCCCTTCTTCCGCGACCTCGCCCTTGCCATCCCTTCCCACCGGACCTCCGGGTCCCTCGACCCCtcatccacgccgccgccgccgccgcccgttttCACCCTCGACGACCGCCTATACGCACAGGATTTCTCCCCTGATCGATCCGCCTCCAACCTCCTCCCCGTCGCTCCATCCCCATCCCCACCCACACGCGCTTCCTCCGCCAGTCGCCCGCCCTCATGGGACCGCTCCCGCGCCATTCCCCCCGGTCCGTGCTCGCTGAGTGACTGGATCGTGGAGCCGGCCCGTAAAGAGGTCCTCGCGCTGCccccgccatcgccgcctcctACTCGTGCGGCGAACGAGGAGGTGCGATCGCCGGTGATTCCGTTTCCTGCGCCGTCCAGGACGGCTCCATCAGCGAGCGTCACGGGGGCCGACGGGGAGGAGTGGGTCACCGTGTTCGG ATTCACCGCGAGGGAGACCAACCTTGTTCTGCGAGAGTTTGGGAAGTGTGGGGTGATACTGAGACACTGCTCTGGCCCAGGAGATGGTAATTGGCTTCACATATTGTATCAG CACCAATACGATGCTCGAAGGGCCCTTGAAAAGAATGGAATCCAGCTGTTTAGTGGCGTTGCAATTGGGGTTAAAATTACTGATCCAGTGCAGCGGCAAATGGATGAGAAGATGAGTGAGAgcaattataagggcttcatggtTTCCTTGCCTTCGAAATCATCTATACAGAATGCAGGGGCATCAAGCAATTTAGGAGATCTCCCACGTCCCTATGACCCAAAAGCTGGCAGAAATGTTAACAGAGACATGGGGTGTTCAACAGGAAGTGTTGCCATGCCAGCAAAATCAGTATTGGCAAAAACTTTGGACTTGATTTTTGGCATTTGA